From a region of the Thermosipho melanesiensis BI429 genome:
- the atpF gene encoding F0F1 ATP synthase subunit B, translating into MDMFEINITSVIQLMSFFLLLYILKKFLYDKYFEVMDARKEKIEGEIKKAEQLRKEAEELKKEAKGELIKIRESADSIIKKAKEEAEEIVNNAKKKAEAEAEKILVSAKEEIKNEREAMIKEVEQRVGEIAVVLAMKILKGTLDEKAKREYLMKILKEHEK; encoded by the coding sequence ATGGATATGTTTGAAATTAATATAACATCAGTTATTCAACTGATGAGTTTTTTCTTGCTTTTGTATATTTTAAAGAAGTTTTTATATGACAAATATTTTGAAGTTATGGATGCAAGGAAAGAAAAAATAGAAGGTGAAATAAAGAAGGCAGAACAACTTAGAAAAGAAGCTGAAGAATTAAAGAAAGAGGCAAAAGGTGAGTTAATTAAAATCAGAGAAAGCGCAGATTCCATAATAAAGAAGGCAAAGGAAGAGGCAGAGGAAATAGTAAATAATGCAAAGAAAAAGGCAGAGGCAGAAGCAGAGAAAATACTTGTTTCGGCTAAGGAAGAAATTAAAAACGAAAGAGAAGCAATGATAAAAGAAGTAGAACAAAGGGTTGGTGAAATTGCTGTTGTTCTCGCTATGAAAATATTAAAGGGAACATTGGACGAAAAAGCCAAAAGAGAATATCTTATGAAAATTTTAAAGGAGCATGAAAAATGA
- a CDS encoding F0F1 ATP synthase subunit delta, with translation MRYSTISSKYVNALLMVGKKVNKIEDYGELLKALCDVYVQFKDFFDNPAVKVWKKVETIKESFGTSIDKVFVNFVSLVFENKRQKFIPQIAAYYRYASIDVENKILVNVTTAEKLSSEELRAISEFVKKCVNRVPVIEEKIDESLIAGAVIEFSGKMIDVSVSGRLNKIAREVFSLRKG, from the coding sequence ATGAGGTACTCGACTATTTCCTCAAAATATGTTAATGCGTTATTGATGGTAGGAAAAAAAGTGAATAAGATAGAAGATTATGGTGAATTGTTAAAAGCATTGTGTGATGTTTATGTGCAATTTAAGGATTTTTTTGATAATCCCGCTGTTAAAGTTTGGAAAAAAGTTGAGACCATAAAGGAGAGCTTTGGAACGAGTATAGATAAAGTGTTTGTTAATTTTGTTTCCTTGGTTTTTGAAAATAAGCGACAAAAGTTTATTCCTCAGATAGCAGCTTATTATAGATACGCATCAATTGATGTTGAAAATAAGATACTTGTTAATGTAACAACAGCGGAAAAACTTTCATCTGAGGAATTAAGAGCTATTTCGGAATTTGTTAAAAAGTGTGTAAATAGGGTACCGGTAATCGAAGAGAAGATAGACGAATCATTGATTGCAGGTGCTGTTATAGAATTTTCTGGTAAAATGATAGATGTTTCAGTAAGTGGTAGGCTTAATAAGATTGCCAGGGAAGTTTTTTCCTTGAGAAAGGGGTGA
- a CDS encoding M24 family metallopeptidase, giving the protein MNLDNLLASKGLDVLVVLNIESSNKPSTRFISGFTGSFSGTIYSKDRRIIITDSRYWEQVKMESDFELVKYKADKKFLDIIVDFLKKMEVKRVGIEKERTLANHLEYLTENLDVEFVDVSADLLKLRAVKSEKEVEQIRKAIYIAEEAFKKTLEIIRPKITEKEIAAYLEYQIKLLGGDKFSFDTIVASGWRGALPHGIATEKEIEIGEPVVVDWGAYYNGYASDLTRVFCIGEPNDEVKRVHEVVLKAQQEAINIARAGLTGAEIDKASRDYISQNGYGEFFGHSLGHGIGLEVHEEPRLSFSNKEKLPENAVVTVEPGIYLPKKFGIRIEDDIILTNSGCEVLSSLPRDIFVV; this is encoded by the coding sequence ATGAATTTAGATAATTTGTTAGCTTCGAAAGGTTTAGATGTACTTGTTGTTCTTAACATTGAAAGTTCTAACAAACCAAGTACGAGATTTATTTCAGGCTTTACAGGAAGTTTTTCTGGTACAATTTATTCCAAAGATAGAAGAATTATAATTACCGATTCCCGTTATTGGGAACAGGTGAAGATGGAATCGGATTTTGAACTTGTTAAATATAAAGCTGATAAAAAGTTTTTGGACATAATAGTTGATTTTTTGAAAAAAATGGAAGTAAAAAGGGTGGGTATAGAAAAGGAGAGAACGTTGGCAAATCATTTAGAGTATTTAACTGAAAACTTGGATGTGGAATTTGTAGATGTATCAGCTGATCTATTGAAATTGAGAGCGGTTAAGAGTGAAAAAGAAGTTGAACAAATTAGAAAAGCTATTTATATTGCAGAAGAAGCATTTAAAAAAACATTAGAAATAATTAGACCAAAAATTACCGAAAAAGAAATAGCGGCGTATTTAGAGTATCAAATAAAATTGTTGGGTGGCGATAAATTTTCATTTGATACAATAGTTGCTTCCGGTTGGAGAGGGGCTCTTCCACATGGAATTGCAACAGAAAAAGAAATAGAAATAGGCGAACCTGTAGTTGTAGACTGGGGAGCGTATTATAACGGTTATGCAAGCGATTTGACAAGGGTGTTTTGTATAGGTGAGCCTAATGATGAAGTAAAGCGTGTACATGAAGTTGTTTTAAAAGCACAGCAAGAAGCGATAAATATAGCAAGAGCGGGATTAACGGGGGCAGAGATTGATAAGGCATCAAGGGACTATATCTCACAAAATGGATATGGAGAGTTTTTTGGACATTCTCTTGGACATGGAATAGGACTTGAAGTTCATGAGGAACCAAGATTGAGTTTTTCAAATAAGGAAAAATTGCCTGAAAATGCCGTAGTTACAGTTGAACCTGGTATTTATTTGCCTAAGAAGTTTGGTATAAGGATAGAAGATGATATTATATTGACTAATAGTGGTTGTGAAGTTTTGTCTAGTCTTCCACGAGATATTTTTGTGGTATGA
- a CDS encoding AtpZ/AtpI family protein, producing MRKKDNFVREISKLNLVTVFGATILGNIIISYFIGKFLDELFNTEKLFVVIFLFFGAVSGLYNAIRQMLKEVEKVEKHEKRD from the coding sequence ATGAGAAAGAAAGATAATTTTGTTAGGGAAATAAGTAAGTTAAATTTAGTTACGGTTTTTGGTGCAACAATTTTAGGAAATATAATAATATCATATTTTATAGGAAAATTTTTGGATGAATTATTTAATACAGAAAAATTATTTGTTGTTATTTTTCTTTTTTTTGGAGCTGTATCAGGGTTGTATAATGCCATTAGGCAAATGTTAAAAGAAGTAGAAAAGGTAGAAAAACATGAAAAACGTGATTAG
- a CDS encoding RuvX/YqgF family protein encodes MILALDYGEKKTGYAIGNEFIAKSGTIKTSELKNLLFQFKKIVLGLPLSMSGNYSTQSYKVLKFAFKLKKMGLNVFLIDERLTTKMAEVFQANDDDAFSARQIFIDYIENPSIAQEFYLEDYLETDLDYDDIFYFEVPPVKGKKGIALSKNFSIAYLHMKERNFIYRNEDTVHERFSIAVTRKSFKESVEKFLKNNGRIIVV; translated from the coding sequence ATGATTTTAGCATTGGATTATGGTGAAAAGAAAACGGGGTATGCAATTGGAAATGAATTTATTGCAAAGAGTGGGACTATAAAAACTTCTGAATTGAAGAATTTACTTTTTCAATTCAAGAAAATTGTGCTAGGGCTTCCGCTTTCAATGAGTGGAAATTATTCTACACAAAGCTATAAGGTATTAAAATTTGCGTTTAAATTAAAAAAAATGGGATTAAACGTTTTTTTAATTGATGAAAGGCTAACAACTAAAATGGCAGAGGTATTCCAAGCGAATGATGACGATGCATTTAGTGCACGACAGATTTTCATAGACTATATTGAAAATCCATCAATTGCTCAAGAGTTTTATTTGGAAGATTATTTGGAAACAGATTTAGATTATGATGATATTTTTTATTTTGAGGTTCCACCAGTGAAAGGTAAAAAAGGTATTGCTTTATCTAAGAACTTTTCAATTGCTTATTTACACATGAAAGAAAGAAATTTTATTTATAGAAATGAAGATACGGTGCATGAACGCTTTTCAATTGCTGTTACAAGGAAAAGTTTTAAAGAAAGTGTAGAAAAATTTTTAAAAAATAATGGTAGAATTATAGTGGTTTAG
- the atpG gene encoding ATP synthase F1 subunit gamma: MSRGKLLSIKKRVQSTESLKKITKAMEMVATARVKKVEKNLHGVREFLNETIRMIENLELVGEHPFLTGEGKKGLIVISTDMGLCGAFPTEIGRLSLNFVEKKGIDYVYAIGNKTIPFFRRHQKTRRIYERVYDIPTFDFAKTLTNDLMNDGIATVYIVYGKFKNRLIQKPEVVRLTPVEFEKVKSYRYEFEPTSEEITNKALEFLVSASIYSYAYETKVSELYARQNAMRNATENAEEVIRELTLEFNKERQASITQELIEIVSGAQALQEE, translated from the coding sequence ATGAGTAGGGGTAAATTACTCTCTATTAAGAAGAGGGTTCAATCAACTGAATCATTGAAGAAAATTACCAAAGCCATGGAAATGGTGGCCACTGCTAGAGTAAAAAAAGTGGAAAAAAATTTGCATGGTGTTAGGGAATTTTTAAATGAAACTATTAGAATGATTGAAAATTTAGAACTTGTTGGTGAACATCCTTTTTTAACGGGAGAAGGGAAAAAAGGATTAATTGTCATATCCACAGATATGGGGCTTTGTGGGGCGTTCCCTACGGAAATTGGTAGACTTTCTCTGAATTTTGTTGAAAAGAAAGGGATTGATTATGTATATGCAATAGGTAATAAAACTATACCATTTTTTAGAAGGCATCAAAAAACTAGAAGAATTTACGAAAGAGTTTATGATATTCCTACATTTGATTTTGCCAAAACACTGACAAACGATTTGATGAATGATGGAATTGCTACTGTATATATTGTCTACGGTAAATTTAAAAATAGGTTAATTCAGAAACCAGAAGTTGTAAGATTAACTCCTGTTGAATTTGAAAAGGTAAAATCCTATAGATATGAATTTGAACCAACAAGTGAAGAAATAACTAATAAAGCGTTGGAATTTTTAGTTTCAGCAAGTATTTATTCCTATGCTTATGAAACAAAAGTTAGTGAGTTATATGCAAGGCAAAATGCAATGAGAAATGCTACGGAAAATGCTGAAGAGGTAATAAGAGAATTGACATTGGAGTTTAATAAAGAAAGACAGGCATCCATTACCCAGGAGCTTATCGAAATAGTTTCTGGCGCTCAGGCATTGCAAGAGGAATAA
- the recJ gene encoding single-stranded-DNA-specific exonuclease RecJ: MKWELKKIDKESSEKLAEELDIPLLTAQLLVSRGYVTPESAYRFINPSKNDLRSPFLLKDMDRAVKYLLLARNKKYPILVYGDYDVDGITGVATLVTFLSKHGWKVKYFIPNRLDVGYGIQPEIVDEYFKKGYRLLLSVDCGITSFDAVKHARELGMYVVITDHHTIKSGIPNAHAVVDPKREDETYPFKDFAGVGVAYKLISALALELGLPDDEVNELLDIVALGTIADMVDLVDENRYIVKEGLKKLNQTQRVGLVQLMKKLNIKNITSQDIGYRLAPKLNAAGRLYSAEDAYKLITTNNLSSAEQLAEILMGYNFTRQEIENKIFNEAVYKIEKSKIKDLPILIVSGEKWHAGVLGIVATKLVQKYNKPSLVISLEDGMGRGSGRSVDGVNIFDVLSSFSRYFEEIGGHPMAVGFSIREEKIDELIDVISKEFVDSHFEVDSKIEIDTVLDIDEVNDEVINSLSYLEPFGHGNPEPVFLIKNSLVDRIRFFGNVVSNVRMVLKGKNKNVIEGIGFGLRKNYYDIPAIHAVLTSLDIVANIRQNGVGPFLNILDFKISSSYEEDYKDKYFIYSFASNWKNQKKDDFDHFFEDDELNQRYEKVEKYFSKEKPFVLQTDLLTRNVFLLKLMQKGKTLVVNPTNIEALHVYESLSRHSPKDVSFVNSLNRDYLKHVITNPILVIEDIVKLDDFDFVVLNETQILASLSYEIYERLMRKVRGKDFIITSLYKFESNIPVYFDEKRINFGLEDRRNSKKTVEHDVESIAFLFSNYLYVTRFYEKLVSRRYEFKDLVFYSPILKPFQKKAISTLIKKGRIKKIVSSTNSDGLPSMLENGAEVRLFDFPLSIKELIDAVSGDSYVILQLFYNQDDAKKRKEHLLKIFPDKRVVENAISKFYDLKIDNNEKFIDFSKSLDISPKVLKHAILDQKNGRKILRLLERELELSYFEKYTMLLLSSSIKDIYKMIEERDMYDIYLEV, from the coding sequence GTGAAATGGGAATTGAAAAAAATTGATAAGGAGTCTTCTGAGAAGCTTGCAGAGGAGTTAGATATTCCTCTGCTTACAGCTCAACTTCTGGTTTCAAGAGGCTATGTAACACCTGAATCTGCGTATAGGTTTATAAATCCTTCAAAGAATGATTTACGTTCTCCGTTTTTGCTTAAAGATATGGATAGAGCTGTTAAATATCTGCTTTTAGCTCGGAATAAAAAATATCCCATTTTGGTGTATGGGGATTACGATGTTGATGGTATAACAGGTGTTGCAACACTTGTAACATTTCTTTCCAAACATGGATGGAAAGTCAAGTATTTTATTCCAAATAGGTTGGATGTAGGTTATGGAATCCAGCCAGAAATTGTAGATGAATATTTTAAAAAAGGGTATAGATTATTGTTAAGTGTGGATTGTGGAATAACAAGTTTTGATGCGGTAAAGCATGCAAGAGAACTTGGAATGTATGTTGTAATAACAGATCATCATACTATAAAGAGCGGTATTCCGAATGCACATGCAGTTGTTGATCCAAAGCGGGAAGATGAGACATATCCTTTTAAGGATTTTGCTGGTGTTGGCGTTGCTTATAAGTTGATATCTGCTTTAGCTTTGGAACTTGGTTTACCGGATGATGAAGTAAATGAACTATTGGATATTGTTGCACTTGGAACAATTGCGGATATGGTGGATTTGGTAGATGAAAATAGATATATTGTAAAGGAAGGGTTAAAAAAGTTAAATCAAACCCAACGGGTTGGGCTTGTTCAACTTATGAAAAAACTTAATATAAAGAATATTACAAGTCAAGATATAGGCTATAGATTGGCCCCAAAATTAAACGCAGCTGGAAGGTTGTATTCTGCGGAAGATGCGTATAAATTGATTACCACGAATAATTTATCTTCTGCAGAGCAGCTTGCAGAAATTCTAATGGGATATAATTTTACAAGGCAAGAGATAGAGAATAAAATCTTTAACGAAGCTGTTTATAAGATAGAAAAATCTAAGATAAAGGATCTTCCTATATTAATAGTTTCTGGTGAAAAGTGGCATGCTGGTGTTTTGGGAATAGTTGCTACAAAATTGGTTCAGAAATATAATAAACCGTCGTTGGTGATTTCTTTGGAAGATGGTATGGGAAGAGGTTCTGGAAGAAGTGTGGATGGAGTAAATATTTTTGACGTACTTTCTTCGTTTTCAAGATATTTTGAAGAAATAGGTGGCCATCCAATGGCAGTTGGTTTTAGCATAAGAGAAGAAAAAATAGATGAGCTTATTGATGTTATTTCAAAAGAATTTGTGGATAGTCATTTTGAGGTAGATTCAAAAATAGAAATCGATACGGTTTTAGATATAGATGAGGTAAATGATGAGGTGATAAATTCTTTAAGTTATTTAGAACCTTTTGGACATGGTAATCCAGAACCGGTGTTTTTGATTAAAAACAGTTTAGTTGACAGAATAAGGTTTTTTGGAAATGTAGTTTCCAACGTGAGAATGGTTTTAAAGGGGAAAAATAAGAATGTAATTGAAGGTATAGGTTTTGGATTAAGGAAAAATTATTACGATATTCCCGCAATTCATGCGGTTTTAACTTCTTTGGATATAGTTGCAAATATTAGGCAAAATGGGGTTGGACCATTTTTAAATATTTTGGATTTTAAAATTTCGTCAAGTTATGAAGAAGACTATAAGGATAAATATTTTATATATTCTTTTGCAAGCAATTGGAAAAACCAAAAAAAGGATGATTTTGACCATTTTTTTGAGGATGATGAGTTAAATCAAAGGTATGAAAAAGTTGAAAAGTATTTTTCAAAGGAAAAACCATTTGTTTTACAAACTGATTTGTTAACTAGAAATGTATTTTTATTGAAATTAATGCAAAAGGGAAAAACTTTGGTTGTGAATCCGACCAATATTGAAGCATTGCATGTTTATGAAAGTTTATCAAGACATTCTCCAAAGGATGTTTCTTTTGTTAATTCATTAAATAGAGATTATTTAAAGCATGTTATTACAAACCCAATTTTGGTTATAGAAGATATTGTAAAGTTAGATGATTTTGATTTTGTAGTATTAAATGAGACACAAATTTTGGCTTCGTTGTCCTATGAAATTTATGAAAGATTAATGCGTAAAGTTAGAGGTAAGGATTTTATAATAACAAGTCTTTACAAATTTGAAAGTAATATTCCCGTGTATTTTGATGAGAAAAGGATCAATTTTGGCCTTGAAGATAGAAGAAATTCGAAAAAAACCGTTGAACACGATGTTGAATCTATTGCTTTTCTTTTCTCTAATTATTTGTATGTTACTAGGTTTTACGAAAAGCTTGTTTCCCGAAGATATGAATTTAAGGATTTGGTTTTCTATAGCCCAATATTGAAGCCATTTCAAAAGAAAGCAATTAGTACTTTGATAAAAAAAGGTAGGATAAAAAAGATAGTATCTTCAACAAATTCTGATGGGCTTCCATCTATGTTGGAAAATGGAGCAGAAGTAAGGTTATTTGATTTTCCGTTAAGCATAAAGGAGTTGATTGATGCAGTGTCTGGAGATTCTTACGTGATTTTGCAGTTGTTTTACAATCAGGATGATGCAAAGAAAAGAAAAGAGCATCTTTTAAAGATATTTCCAGACAAAAGAGTAGTTGAAAATGCAATTTCAAAGTTTTACGATTTAAAGATTGATAACAATGAAAAATTTATCGATTTTTCAAAAAGTTTAGATATTTCACCGAAAGTGTTGAAACATGCAATATTAGACCAAAAAAATGGTAGAAAAATTTTAAGACTTTTGGAAAGAGAATTAGAACTTTCATACTTTGAAAAATATACCATGTTACTTCTAAGTTCTTCTATTAAAGATATTTACAAAATGATAGAAGAACGTGATATGTACGATATTTATCTTGAGGTATAG
- a CDS encoding F0F1 ATP synthase subunit C: MEKSLADALIIMGKAIGAGLAMGIGAIGPGIGEGNIGAHAMDAMARQPEMVGTITTRMLIADAVAESTGIYSLLIAFLILLTL; the protein is encoded by the coding sequence ATGGAAAAAAGCTTGGCAGATGCATTAATTATAATGGGTAAGGCAATTGGTGCTGGTCTTGCAATGGGGATTGGTGCTATTGGTCCTGGTATAGGTGAAGGTAACATAGGTGCTCACGCGATGGATGCTATGGCAAGACAACCAGAAATGGTTGGGACAATTACAACACGTATGTTAATTGCAGACGCAGTCGCAGAATCTACAGGTATTTATTCTCTTTTAATTGCGTTCTTAATTCTTCTTACTTTATAA
- a CDS encoding ATP synthase subunit I, translating to MKNVIRKYVSVIIILGILGVIIGGILTNWKKSFIFGYIIGTVGALLYIISLYHDIICLNLKGKHSKKGYYIRYLFSASIFLLAGWLFSEKTLAVIGVFFGLINVKIGAYVVGFLFGGENSEEKN from the coding sequence ATGAAAAACGTGATTAGAAAATACGTTAGTGTTATAATTATTTTAGGAATTTTGGGAGTAATCATTGGTGGAATATTAACAAATTGGAAAAAAAGTTTTATCTTTGGTTACATTATCGGAACAGTTGGAGCATTACTCTACATAATTTCGTTATATCACGATATAATTTGTCTGAATTTAAAAGGAAAACATAGTAAAAAGGGATATTACATAAGGTATTTATTTTCTGCGAGTATATTTTTATTGGCTGGATGGTTATTTTCAGAAAAAACTTTAGCTGTTATTGGGGTATTTTTTGGATTAATTAATGTAAAAATAGGAGCATACGTGGTTGGTTTTCTGTTTGGAGGTGAAAATAGTGAAGAAAAAAATTAG
- the atpB gene encoding F0F1 ATP synthase subunit A: MKKKISTFLIVFLVIYTVLGIINAIYFVPKDTTEVTKGLANRWIIQLSDEKAWYTRLNPLTIIMSWAIIIGLIIFAIRVGKNFKIIPDRKQSFAESIMDFMYDVVNSVIDDPRFVKPTFAIATTLFLYISISNIIGGAIPGINVNVVDGNVKFTLFQDTWFSPTADLNTNLTYALMVFVISHVFAIKAKGLGGWLKSWIEPMPIMLPMNIIGELAKPISHSLRLFGNIGGGAILTFILTYLVKYLFMPVFYWAYFGIFVGLVQALVFSMLAVAYISEKIS, encoded by the coding sequence GTGAAGAAAAAAATTAGTACGTTTTTGATCGTTTTTCTTGTGATTTACACAGTTTTGGGAATAATTAATGCAATTTATTTTGTTCCAAAGGACACTACTGAGGTAACTAAAGGACTTGCAAACAGGTGGATAATACAACTTTCAGATGAAAAAGCTTGGTATACGAGGTTAAATCCCCTTACAATAATTATGAGTTGGGCAATAATAATTGGGTTAATTATTTTTGCAATTCGTGTGGGAAAAAACTTTAAAATTATTCCAGACAGGAAACAATCATTTGCAGAATCAATAATGGATTTTATGTATGATGTTGTAAATAGTGTTATTGATGATCCAAGATTTGTTAAGCCTACCTTTGCAATAGCCACAACGCTTTTTCTTTACATTTCTATTTCAAATATAATTGGTGGGGCAATACCAGGTATAAATGTAAATGTGGTGGATGGAAATGTAAAGTTTACGCTTTTTCAAGATACGTGGTTTTCCCCGACAGCTGATTTGAATACCAATCTAACATATGCATTAATGGTTTTTGTAATTAGTCATGTTTTTGCGATTAAGGCAAAAGGTTTGGGGGGATGGTTAAAGTCGTGGATTGAGCCTATGCCAATTATGCTTCCTATGAATATTATTGGCGAACTTGCAAAACCAATTTCTCACTCTTTAAGGTTGTTTGGTAATATTGGTGGAGGAGCTATATTAACATTTATACTAACATATTTAGTTAAATATCTATTTATGCCGGTATTTTATTGGGCATATTTTGGAATATTTGTTGGATTGGTACAAGCTTTGGTGTTTTCAATGCTTGCAGTAGCATATATTTCAGAAAAAATATCATAA
- the atpA gene encoding F0F1 ATP synthase subunit alpha, whose translation MRINPGEIVKVLESKIEGFKEEINLNDVGKVIQVGDGIARAYGLNNVMANEMVEFVETGTIGMAFNLEEDNVGIIILGDYKDIKEGYTVKRLNRIMQVPVGEALLGRVVNPLGEPLDGLGPIDAKEYRDVEVKAPGVIYRKPVDTPLQTGIKLIDALIPIGRGQRELIIGDRQTGKTAIAIDTIINQKGKGVYCIYVAIGQKASAVARLVDKLKQHGAMEYTTVVVASAADNASLQYIAPYAGCAMGEYFMYKGKDALVIYDDLSKHAVAYRQLSLLLRRPPGREAYPGDVFYLHSRLLERAARLDDKYGGGSLTALPIIETQANDISAYIPTNVISITDGQIYLEPSLFYAGQRPAVNIGLSVSRVGGAAQVKAMKKVAGSLKLDLAQYQELETFAQFATELDPATQAQITRGQRLMELMKQEQYSPLEVEEQVAVLYAGINGYLDDLDVEKVRDFEKRFLQYLKENKSELLKQIRETKDLNEELENELRNAIEDYKSEFVKMYGK comes from the coding sequence TTGAGAATAAATCCCGGTGAAATTGTAAAAGTATTGGAATCAAAAATAGAGGGTTTTAAGGAAGAAATAAATTTAAACGATGTTGGAAAGGTTATACAAGTTGGTGATGGAATTGCCCGTGCATATGGATTGAACAATGTTATGGCAAATGAGATGGTGGAGTTTGTTGAAACAGGAACTATTGGTATGGCTTTTAATTTGGAAGAAGATAATGTGGGTATAATCATTCTTGGGGATTATAAAGATATTAAAGAAGGGTATACCGTAAAAAGATTAAATAGAATTATGCAGGTTCCCGTTGGTGAAGCGCTTCTTGGAAGAGTAGTTAATCCATTAGGGGAACCTTTAGATGGCTTAGGACCGATAGATGCAAAGGAATACAGAGATGTTGAAGTAAAAGCCCCAGGGGTTATTTATAGGAAACCAGTTGATACTCCTTTACAAACAGGTATTAAGTTAATAGATGCCCTTATACCTATTGGAAGAGGTCAAAGAGAATTAATAATAGGTGATAGGCAAACTGGAAAAACTGCCATAGCAATAGATACCATTATAAATCAAAAGGGTAAAGGGGTTTATTGTATTTATGTTGCAATTGGCCAAAAGGCATCTGCTGTGGCAAGGTTAGTTGATAAGTTAAAACAACATGGTGCGATGGAATATACAACGGTTGTCGTTGCAAGTGCAGCAGATAATGCGTCACTTCAATATATCGCACCGTATGCCGGTTGTGCAATGGGTGAGTACTTTATGTATAAAGGGAAAGATGCTTTAGTAATTTACGATGATTTGTCAAAGCACGCGGTTGCATATAGGCAGCTTTCGTTACTTTTAAGAAGGCCACCTGGCCGTGAAGCATATCCTGGTGATGTATTTTATTTACATTCAAGATTATTGGAAAGGGCTGCTAGACTTGATGATAAGTATGGCGGTGGATCTTTAACTGCACTTCCAATAATTGAAACACAAGCAAATGATATCTCAGCTTATATTCCAACGAACGTAATTTCAATTACCGATGGACAAATCTATCTTGAACCTTCGCTATTTTATGCGGGGCAAAGGCCAGCTGTAAATATAGGGCTTTCCGTTTCTCGTGTTGGTGGTGCAGCGCAGGTAAAAGCTATGAAAAAGGTCGCAGGTTCTTTGAAACTTGATTTAGCTCAATACCAGGAACTGGAAACATTTGCCCAATTTGCAACGGAACTTGATCCTGCAACTCAAGCCCAGATAACTCGTGGACAAAGGCTAATGGAATTAATGAAACAAGAACAATATTCACCACTTGAGGTAGAAGAGCAAGTTGCCGTATTATATGCGGGTATTAACGGTTATTTGGATGATTTAGATGTCGAAAAGGTTAGAGATTTTGAGAAAAGGTTTTTACAATATTTGAAAGAAAATAAATCTGAATTACTTAAACAAATAAGAGAAACAAAAGATTTAAACGAGGAATTGGAAAATGAATTAAGAAATGCCATAGAAGATTACAAAAGTGAATTTGTGAAAATGTACGGGAAGTGA